A segment of the Hyphomicrobiales bacterium genome:
GGCATCGGCGCGCTCGGCTACACCATCCAGCGCCCGACCGAGGATCGCTTCCTGATCTCGACCGAAGACCTCAAGGCCAAGATGGCGGTGCTGATGGGCGGGCGCGCCTCGGAGCGGCTTGTCTTCAACGAGATCTCGACGGGCGCCGCCGACGATCTGGAAAAGGTCTCGGGTATCGCTCTCGACATGGTCACCCGCTACGGCATGACCGGCGAGGATGTCGGCCAGGTTGTCTATCGCGAACGACCGCCCGCCTTCCTCGGCCAGGTCGCCATGGGCCCGCAGCCGCGCGGCGAATATTCCGAAGCGACGGCGCGCGAGATCGACCTTGCCGTGCGCCGGCTGGTGGACGAAGCCTTCGCCAAGGCGACCGAGACCTTGAAAAAGCGCCGCAAGGACTTGGAGGCAGGCGTTAAGCTCCTGCTCGAAAAAGAGGTGCTGACGGCGGATGAGTTCCCGGCGCTGAAACCCGCCTCCCCGCCGCCGGAGACGAAGGCGGCGGAATGAAGCGCCGCGGCACGCGATTCGATTAGCCGATCTCCAATTCACCGCTTTTTTACCATCTTTTGCTGTCATATGAGCGAATGACGCCAAACCCTACGGGGGATTGACGTCACTCGCTCTAGCGGCGACCATGGGCGGGCGCGATAGGTGACGGGTGAACAGGGCGATGGGCACACACCCCGCATTCGGCAAGGTGACGCGCCGCGCAGCGATGCGCGGTCTTGCTGCCTTGTTCGCAGCGCCGTTGATCGGCGGCGCCCCGCGCGCCGTCCGCGCCGCCGGCGGGCCCGCCGTCGCCTATATGAAGAGCCGCGTCAAGAATGACCTGTTCGCGGCGGCCCGCGCCAAGACCACCGATTCCTTCCTGCGCGCCATCAACCGCCACGCCGACCTCGACGCGATCGCGCGCTATTCGCTGGGCACCTATTCCAGCCGCCTGACCCCGCCCATGAGCAACCGCCTCCGCCGCGGCGTCGCCGGCTTCATGGCCCGCTATTTCGCCATTCAGGCGAACGACTATCCGGTGGTGCGCGCCGACTTCCTGGGCGAATACCCCTATGGCGAGGACGACGTGGTGGTGCAAACGCGCATCCAGCTCAAGTCCGGAGCCTCCTATTCCGTCGATTGGCTGATGTCGGCGCGCGGCCACGGCTACAAGATCCGCGACGTGCGCGTCTACGGTCTCTGGCTGTCGCCGTTTCAGCGCGCGCTGTTCACGCGCTACATCGCCGAAAACGGCGGCGACCTGACGGCACTGCTGGCCGCCCTCAGGGTCTAGGTCGGTTCCTGGTAATAGGGGACCAATTTGATGGAGCCAAATCGGTTCATCCGGCAAGCCTGTCAACCGCTTCGCCGATCGCCGCCGCAGCCGCCGCGTCGTTCTTCTTGCCCCGCTTCACATACGGCTTCACGCAGGACGGCGCGATCATGCGGACCTCGTGGCCCAGCTTGCCCAGCGCGCGCCCCCAGTGGTGCGCCGTGCCGCACGCCTCGAGGCCTGCGACGCACGGCTCAACCGCCGCGAAAAACCGCAACACCTCGCTCCGCCGCAACCGTTTGCGTATAACCGCAACGCCGCTCCCATCGACGCCGTGAACCTGAAATACCCGCTTGGCATGATCGAGACCAAGGGTGCCAACCTGCATGTCGGACGGCTCCTCTCGCAAGGTGGCGCTCAATAGCAGCCTCGTTCTGGCACATTGCGATGCCGTTGAGCAGGGGCCGTCCACCCCATCATGGCCGGGCTTGATGTTCGGTCCGGGGGTGACGATGATTGCAATGAGTTCAGCGCAGCGCCGCGGCGATGTTGCCGCCGTCGACCGTCTCGATATGGCCGGTGGTCTTGCGCGCCTTGGCGAGATGCACGAAGGCCTGGGCGACATCGTCCGCCGTGACCTCGCGGCGCAGCAGGTTGCCGCGCATGTATTGGTCTTCGGAGACCCGCCGCGCGCGGGCGCGCTCGGCGATGAAATCGTCGGTCAGGAGGCCCGAGCGGATGCGGTCGGCATTGACGCCATTCGAGCGGATGCCGTCTGAGCCGTAATCGACCGCATATTGGCGCACGAGCAGGAGGGTCGCCGCCTTGGGCAGGC
Coding sequences within it:
- a CDS encoding ABC transporter substrate-binding protein — protein: MGTHPAFGKVTRRAAMRGLAALFAAPLIGGAPRAVRAAGGPAVAYMKSRVKNDLFAAARAKTTDSFLRAINRHADLDAIARYSLGTYSSRLTPPMSNRLRRGVAGFMARYFAIQANDYPVVRADFLGEYPYGEDDVVVQTRIQLKSGASYSVDWLMSARGHGYKIRDVRVYGLWLSPFQRALFTRYIAENGGDLTALLAALRV